The genomic segment CGAATACCAGCCAATGGAGTGGGCACAAGTGATTTTTGACAAAGAAAATCTAGAGGAAATTTGCTATGCGTGCTCAAAATGTGGTGTTGTGCTCAGTGAGCCAACTTGGAAAGAGCAGTATATAAACGGAAAATTCGTTGCAAAGTTCCCAAATCGAAAGGTTCGCGGATTTCATTTGAATGCCCTTTCTTCTTTATTGACTGAGTGGAAAGACATTGTACAAAAATTTCTTACTGCAAACGAAGAAAAGAAAAAAGGTAATATTCATCTGCTAAAAGTTTGGACAAACACCGAAATGGGGCAGACGTGGGAAGAAGAGGGTGAGCAGCTGGAACAGGACGACCTTTATAAACGGCGGGAAAAATACAACTGCGAAGTTCCCGAAGAGGTCATCTGCTTAACGGCGGGAATTGACACACAGGACGACCGTTTTGAAATTGAGGTTGTTGGCTGGGGCGTAGATAAAGAAAGCTGGGGCATAAAATATCAAGTGATTTACGGAGATTTAAAGTTGCCAGAGATTTGGAATGAGTTAGACACATTTTTAAGCCAAACCTTCACCAGAGCGGATGGCGCAAAGCTAAAAATAATTTGTGCCTGCATGGATAGCGGCGGGCACTTTACCAATCAGGTATATAAATTCTGTAAAGCACGCACTGCCCGCCGTGTTTATGCAATTAAAGGGAAAGGCGGAATGGAGGTGCCGTATGTCAAAAAGCCGACGAAATCAAACCGAGCAAAAACACCTTTGTTTATTATTGGCGTTGATACGGGTAAATCGCTGCTCTATCAGTGTTTGGCAATTACAGAAGAGGGACCAAACTATTGTCATTTTCCGAAAGAAAAAGACCGAGGCTATACACAAGAATACTTCAAAGGGCTTACTGCCGAAAAGATGGTTTTGACCTACAAGCAAGGAAGAGCACAACACATATGGATGTTAAAAGACAGCGGGTACAAACGAAATGAGCCGCTTGACATTCGCAACTATGCAACGGCAGCACTGGAGATTGCAAACCCCGTACTTAAAAAACCAGATAAAACAGACGTTACCGGTTCCCCTATTAAAAAGCGGGGCAGGCGGTCACGGTCGGGAGGTGTTATTTAATGGCAAAGGCAAAGAGAATAGAAACGCCGCTTGAAACGGCAAGAAACCATTTGAACGCATGGCTAAACGCAGAACTAGAGGTTACGACCCACCAAAGCTATTCGATCGGGTCAAGAAGCCTTACAAAAGCAAACCTTGCGGAAATTCGGCAGCAGATAATTTTTTGGAGTAACGCAGTTGCACGGCTTGAAAATATAAAAATAAGAAACGGACGTAACCGCGTTACGCGAATTGTCCCGCGGGATTTATAAGGACGGTGAACCCACTTGAATGTTTTTGATAAAGCTATTACGGCAATATTTCCACAAAAAGGGCTGAAACGTGCCGCCGCACGCCAGCGGTTGCAAATAATGAATAGCGGGTACAGCAACTATGGGGCTTCGCACACAAAAAAGTCATTGCTCGGTTGGCTGCACGCCGGTGGCAGCGCGAGGGAAGACATCCAAGAAAATCTCTCCACCTTAAGGCAGCGCTCAAGAGATTTGTATATGGGCGTACCGCTTGCAACAGGCGCAATTAAAACATGCCGTACCAACGTAGTGGGGTCGGGCTTAAAGTTAAAAAGTCAAATAGACTATGAAGCTTTGGGAATAACCGAAGCGGAAGCCCGCAAGCTGGAAACAAAAATTGAGCGGGAATTTGCATTGTGGGCAGATACACCAGCGTGCGACCTTGAAAGGCTGGATAACTTTTTTGAATTGCAACAGCTTGCTTTTTTAAATTGGCTTATGAGTGGTGATGTAATTGTTACCTTGCCAGTGACAAAGCGCGTTAACATGCCATACGATTTGCGGGTAAACCTGATTGAAGCGGATCGATTAAGCAACCCGTACGGCACCATTAACCCCAAAATTGTAGGTGGTGTTGAAATTAACCAAGCGGGGGAGGTTGTAGCGTACCATATAAGCAAACACCACCCACTTTCGTACGAAAATAGTGAAACGGCATGGACGCGTGTGGAAGCTTACGGAGAAAATACAGGCAGAAGAAACGTACTCCATGTAATGAACAGGGAACGCATTGGTCAGCGCCGAGGCGTTCCTTTTCTTGCACCCGTTATTGAGGCATTAAAACAGCTGGGGCGATATACAGACGCGGAGCTTGTAGCCGCGGTTGTGTCGGGCATGTTTACAATCTTCATTGAAAAGGATGGCGTTAGTGAAGAAGTGCCGTTTGGAGAGATAATACCGGAAGCCCTGCAAGTGGACAGAGCAGATGAAAACTCCCTTGAACTAGCCCCCGGTGCCATTATTGATTTAAATGAGGGAGAAAAAGCCCACGATATGAACCCCGGTAGACCAAATACTGCCTTTGATGGCTTTGTTACATCGATTTGCAGGCAGATTGGTGCAGCGCTTGAAATTCCGTACGAGCTTCTTGTAAAGAATTTTCACGCATCCTATTCAGCCAGCCGTGGTGCGTTGTTGGAAGCATGGAAAATGTTTCGCATGTACCGAACTTGGCTTGCGAATGATTTTTGCCAGCCTATTTTTGAAGAATGGCTTGCGGAGGCGGTGGCCAAAGGGCGCATTTCGGCACCGGGCTTTTTAGCAGACCCAATAAAACGGAAAGCTTATTGCGGTGCAGAATGGAACGGACCGGCGCAAGGATTGTTAAACCCGGTACATGAAGTAACAGCGGCAGAAAAGAGAGTAAACAACGGGTTCAGCACCCGCGACCGCGAAGCGATGGAGATGAATGGTTCCGATTTTTACAGAAACGCCGCACAACTAAAACGAGAAGAAGAGATAATGAAAGAGGTGAAAGGAAATGCCAGCGGGGCAGAAATCAACACAAACAAAGAATAAACATTTTTGGAGCTTTCGAAATTCAGCAGAGAAAAATACCTCCCCCGAGTTGATACTTTACGGTGATATTGCCTCTGAAACTTGGTGGGGCGATGAAGTAACCCCCAAGCAATTTACAGAGGAATTAACCGCGCTGGGCAACGTCGATGAAATCGTTGTGAGAATTAACAGCGGCGGCGGTGATGTGTTTGCAGCCAATGCTATCTATACGCGGCTCAAGGATAACCCGGCAAAAATTACTGTAAAAATAGATGGCTGGGCAGCTTCTGCGGCAACCATTGTTGCAATGGCGGGAGACACAATAGAGATACC from the Hydrogenoanaerobacterium saccharovorans genome contains:
- a CDS encoding phage terminase large subunit family protein, which gives rise to MKQATIDLFTQIFSVLAPPPNLTISEWADKYRYLSQESSAQPGKWNTAKTPYLREIMDAITDDETKKVVFMSAAQLGKTDGPILNSIGYYMYCDPCPIMVLQPTIQMAETFSKDRLAPMLRDTPILRDKINDKSRNSGNTILQKIFPGGHVTMVGANSASSLASRPIRILLADEIDRYSETAGKEGDPLLLASKRITTFWNKKEVYTSTPTIKGLSRIEVEYIHSTQEEWNVPCPECGEYQPMEWAQVIFDKENLEEICYACSKCGVVLSEPTWKEQYINGKFVAKFPNRKVRGFHLNALSSLLTEWKDIVQKFLTANEEKKKGNIHLLKVWTNTEMGQTWEEEGEQLEQDDLYKRREKYNCEVPEEVICLTAGIDTQDDRFEIEVVGWGVDKESWGIKYQVIYGDLKLPEIWNELDTFLSQTFTRADGAKLKIICACMDSGGHFTNQVYKFCKARTARRVYAIKGKGGMEVPYVKKPTKSNRAKTPLFIIGVDTGKSLLYQCLAITEEGPNYCHFPKEKDRGYTQEYFKGLTAEKMVLTYKQGRAQHIWMLKDSGYKRNEPLDIRNYATAALEIANPVLKKPDKTDVTGSPIKKRGRRSRSGGVI
- a CDS encoding DUF6148 family protein, giving the protein MAKAKRIETPLETARNHLNAWLNAELEVTTHQSYSIGSRSLTKANLAEIRQQIIFWSNAVARLENIKIRNGRNRVTRIVPRDL
- a CDS encoding phage portal protein; protein product: MNVFDKAITAIFPQKGLKRAAARQRLQIMNSGYSNYGASHTKKSLLGWLHAGGSAREDIQENLSTLRQRSRDLYMGVPLATGAIKTCRTNVVGSGLKLKSQIDYEALGITEAEARKLETKIEREFALWADTPACDLERLDNFFELQQLAFLNWLMSGDVIVTLPVTKRVNMPYDLRVNLIEADRLSNPYGTINPKIVGGVEINQAGEVVAYHISKHHPLSYENSETAWTRVEAYGENTGRRNVLHVMNRERIGQRRGVPFLAPVIEALKQLGRYTDAELVAAVVSGMFTIFIEKDGVSEEVPFGEIIPEALQVDRADENSLELAPGAIIDLNEGEKAHDMNPGRPNTAFDGFVTSICRQIGAALEIPYELLVKNFHASYSASRGALLEAWKMFRMYRTWLANDFCQPIFEEWLAEAVAKGRISAPGFLADPIKRKAYCGAEWNGPAQGLLNPVHEVTAAEKRVNNGFSTRDREAMEMNGSDFYRNAAQLKREEEIMKEVKGNASGAEINTNKE